The following proteins are encoded in a genomic region of Candida albicans SC5314 chromosome 4, complete sequence:
- a CDS encoding uncharacterized protein (Predicted component of the core factor rDNA transcription factor complex; required for transcription of 35S rRNA genes by RNA polymerase I in S. cerevisiae; possibly an essential gene, disruptants not obtained by UAU1 method), whose translation MWPHKKGLGNRLSYGVYGNAIVSIDSVIEAQNQDQSANTNITIPHNDFEMSKKSIPMMFPRLNDETVELTPKQNSNQELVENQISKFNINSSMANTINSPINPPKGKLPKELSNNTYIPQDIIRAYMFESKSLTSNMAYDPIHGDLLQTFDIFVKSEDAYVDSMTFVTGESSSILNITTYESKDDCIVLSPAYQIDFCDPILQIEVSDKIDGVGLVAVRTGAKVYILNICLDKLTYIEVIPNVVLFVLGEISADCLAGNVLADVRFSSNDSRKVAVVDIKGNLTVWYVNKTVPSIRKFIKEQFVKELSDSQSLSNWRRICWLPSCDHLLIISRVEILKVMPNSESSGKIIVTSNTWSRIRDVNVVDEYMFLLTSKELIWFSANDSMTRLLSWKHFLDDSDPSLKFKVVETSPKVFTCFLYSQVNPLVIVYSFGFKGNKPYSLRDPYYFRKSSDNYDLRQINITKTEDALLIFELTTGLAIHSRRLISKNENDISNSSFHSKLVDSSVNKHRTNYLKQFSKKEIKKMIPQFLNIGEHDCTTASQQIDLIQRYAYELGNGFAQMGNSQAAQQSNYFSLYEVCNSVPLGVTDLLELDDMIVQLENSLPPERLKVKSLINNSFIRRNKFINKKETNTHIYDIYQMLEQIYPTHNKPSSKLAASILIGLSLIKCQYESDDLQEKLQKSIANAPEKVQTLLNEWDEEDNDDNSQTEGLTPTQHDSQFMIPTIKSSIPALRVNSQPSLRQQVLTQNSQTQTLLPSSLNSTVPSISSFPSQRSISSQGSQSRSGSQPKKKRKKKGGFA comes from the coding sequence ATGTGGCCACATAAAAAGGGTCTTGGAAATCGACTAAGCTATGGAGTATATGGAAATGCTATAGTTTCAATAGATTCTGTAATAGAGGCACAGAACCAGGATCAACTGGCAAATACCAATATTACGATTCCTCATAATGATTTCGAGATGAGTAAGAAATCAATACCTATGATGTTCCCCAGACTAAATGATGAAACCGTGGAATTAACTCCTAAACAAAATAGTAATCAGGAATTGGTAGAGAATCAAATTTCCAAGTTCAAcattaattcatcaatggCCAATACAATTAACTCCCCAATTAACCCCCCTAAAGGGAAACTACCCAAAGAATTGAGCAATAACACCTATATACCTCAAGATATAATACGAGCATACATGTTTGAATCCAAGTCTTTGACTTCTAACATGGCATATGACCCTATTCATGGAGATCTTTTACAAacatttgatatttttgttaaatCAGAGGATGCATATGTTGATCTGATGACATTTGTAACAGGCGAATCTCTgtcaattttaaatataaCAACGTACGAATCAAAAGATGATTGTATCGTGCTATCGCCAGCATACCAAATTGACTTTTGTGACCCAATATTGCAAATTGAAGTCTCAGACAAAATTGATGGTGTTGGATTGGTGGCAGTTCGAACAGGTGCCAAGGTGTACATTTTAAACATTTGTCTAGATAAGCTTACGTATATTGAAGTGATCCCAAATGTGGTGCTATTTGTCTTGGGAGAAATATCTGCAGACTGCTTGGCTGGAAACGTGCTAGCCGACGTTCGCTTTAGCTCTAATGACAGCAGGAAAGTTGCGGTGGTGGACATCAAGGGTAATTTGACTGTGTGGTATGTCAATAAAACAGTACCAAGTATAAGAAAGTTTATCAAGGAACAATTTGTCAAAGAATTATCGGATTCACAATCATTGTCCAACTGGCGACGCATTTGTTGGCTCCCACTGTGTGATCACTTACTTATTATTTCAAGAGTAGAAATCTTGAAGGTTATGCCTAATTCAGAGTCTTCGGGAAAGATAATAGTTACTTCGAATACGTGGTCTCGAATAAGAGATGTGAATGTGGTTGATGAGTACATGTTTTTGTTGACCtcaaaagaattgatttggtttaGTGCTAATGACAGCATGACAAGATTATTATCCTGGAAACATTTTTTAGATGATAGTGACCcatcattaaaatttaaagTTGTGGAAACTTCTCCGAAAGTGTTTACTTGCTTTTTATATTCACAAGTGAACCCCTTAGTTATTGTTTATTCATTCGGATTTAAAGGTAATAAGCCATATAGTTTACGAGATCCTTACTATTTTAGAAAGAGTTCTGATAATTACGATTTGAGACAAATAAACATCACCAAAACAGAGGACGCATtgttaatttttgaattaacTACCGGGTTAGCAATTCATCTGAGACGTTTAATTAGCAAAAATGAGAATGATATTTCCAATTCCCTGTTTCATTCCAAATTGGTAGATTCTAGTGTCAATAAGCACAgaacaaattatttgaaacaGTTTTCcaagaaagaaatcaaaaaaatgataCCCCAGTTTTTAAATATAGGTGAACATGATTGTACTACAGCATCACAGCAGATTGATTTAATACAGCGATATGCATACGAACTAGGAAACGGATTTGCCCAAATGGGTAATTCTCAAGCTGCACAACAACTGAATTATTTCTCATTATACGAAGTCTGTAATAGTGTACCGTTAGGGGTAACTGATTTGTTGGAATTAGATGATATGATTGTGCAATTAGAGAACTCATTACCTCCAGAGCGCCTAAAAGTGAAAAGTTTAATCAATAATTCATTCATACGAAGGAACAagtttattaataaaaaggAAACAAACACACACATATATGATATTTACCAAATGTTAGAGCAAATCTACCCTACCCATAATAAACCATCGTCAAAACTAGCAGCATCCATATTAATAGGATTATCCCTAATAAAATGTCAATACGAATCAGACGATTTACAGGAAAAATTGCAAAAATCTATAGCCAATGCACCAGAAAAGGTACAAACATTGTTGAATGAATGGGACGAGGAAGACAACGATGATAACTCCCAAACAGAGGGTCTTACACCTACTCAGCATGATTCCCAGTTTATGATTCCAACCATTAAGTCGTCGATTCCGGCACTCAGAGTAAACTCACAACCAAGTCTTCGCCAGCAAGTTTTGACTCAAAATTcacaaacacaaacatTACTCCCTTCATCTTTAAACTCAACTGTTCCATCTATTTCTAGTTTCCCTTCACAAAGGTCAATATCATCACAAGGAAGCCAATCAAGATCAGGTTCGCAGCCTAAAAAGAAACGGAAGAAGAAAGGAGGATTTGCATAG
- the CWH41 gene encoding Cwh41p (Processing alpha glucosidase I, involved in N-linked protein glycosylation and assembly of cell wall beta 1,6 glucan; rat catheter biofilm repressed), whose translation MRLLSWLPFVFLLEVIFASNQIKFDLYDNNELQSNNDTVDLATQYSQISNSSLLWGPYRSALYFGLRPRFPRSLLSGLMWFSINDYEGIGKIRHFYEQHDKMSKANWVSYDPRIGGRQIIDDDECHIKIIIDFVKSDDGLSWGVKIRAKPHKGFENIKTSFIWYSGLEGEQKVIEENGDETTSRTGFLKLENPKNVLGYEGNVKFAGVSEELGAFELEINDGPKTNVHPAGRTDVDPELDPRKAHHYSLTVPDDNVWRARDIFMTMLQESIQKLVEKFGGVEAIPPENLFILRDLQDFEGNLHFVQKVYQGSCEFDVVYNNALTPITERITFENLKFRIQNSLKAFDEKFNNHFELAPPFNSKKYKKFGKEVLSGLLGGLSYFYGDQLVDRETVFDEDSFESYKLEGTFEGPYELFTLVPSRPFFPRGFLWDEGFHLLPLLNYDSDLVLEITKSWFNLIDEDGWIAREQILGKESRSRVPAEFVVQSPQIVNPPTLTLVLTYLLDSVVGNYDTINEPKNVDESLSRENLGGFVLKNPEVLTNYTKQVYPKLKSHLDMFRRTQKGYVEEFDRGTNPEAYRWRGRTLTHCLASGLDDYPRALPADVAELNVDLISWIGIMTRSIRLMAEILNIDEDVETYKNLENDIIDNIEKLHWSPEDKTYCDVSVNDDDENIFVCFKGYISLFPFLTKLIPEANTDKLEHIINLISNPEELWTPYGIRSLSKADEFYKTGEDYWRSPIWIPINYLILDSIQDYYIRSKHHMSTNLQEKFAKTYHDLRINIVKNVFDQADKTGFVWEQYNDETGEAQRAKNFLGWSSLVLIMMTMPEHLQ comes from the coding sequence ATGAGATTGTTATCGTGGTTGCCATTTGTATTTCTTTTGGAAGTGATATTTGCCAgcaatcaaataaaatttgatttgtatGACAACAATGAACTACAATCCAATAACGATACCGTTGATTTAGCAACCCAGTATTCACAAATATCCAATAGTTCATTATTATGGGGACCTTATCGATCAGCATTATATTTTGGACTTAGACCCAGATTTCCTCGATCCTTGCTATCAGGGTTAATGTGgttttcaattaatgacTATGAAGGTATTGGTAAAATAAGACATTTCTATGAACAACATGACAAAATGTCGAAAGCCAATTGGGTGTCCTATGATCCAAGAATTGGTGGGAGGCAAATCatagatgatgatgaatgtcatatcaaaataataattgattttgttaaaaGTGACGATGGATTGTCTTGGGGTGTTAAAATTAGAGCTAAACCTCATAAAggttttgaaaatataaaaactTCTTTTATATGGTATAGTGGATTGGAAGGTGAACAAAAAGtcattgaagaaaatggtGACGAGACCACGAGTAGAACTggatttttgaaattggagAATCCAAAAAATGTTTTAGGATATGAGGGAAATGTCAAATTTGCAGGTGTTTCAGAAGAATTGGGTGcatttgaattggaaattaaCGATGGCCCCAAAACTAATGTCCATCCAGCTGGAAGAACCGATGTTGATCCTGAATTAGATCCTAGAAAGGCACATCATTATAGTTTGACTGTTCCAGATGATAATGTTTGGAGGGCAAGAGACATTTTCATGACAATGTTGCaagaatcaattcaaaaacttgttgaaaaatttggagGTGTTGAAGCTATCCCACCAGAAAATTTGTTCATTCTTAGGGACTTACAAGATTTTGAAGGAAATTTAcattttgttcaaaaaGTGTATCAAGGGTCATGTGAATTTGATGTTGTATATAACAATGCATTAACACCGATCACAGAAAGAATCACTTTtgagaatttgaaatttagAATACAAAATTCTTTAAAGGCATTTGATGAAAAGTTTAATAACCATTTCGAATTGGCGCCTCCattcaattccaaaaaatacaaaaagtTTGGTAAAGAAGTATTGTCTGGGTTGTTAGGGGGACTTTCCTATTTTTATGGTGATCAGCTAGTTGATAGGGAAACTgtatttgatgaagattcGTTTGAGAGTTACAAATTGGAAGGTACTTTTGAAGGCCCATACGAGTTGTTTACTTTGGTTCCTTCAAGACCATTTTTTCCACGAGGGTTTCTTTGGGATGAAGGGTTCCATTTATTGccattgttgaattatGACTCTGATTTAGTTTTAGAAATAACCAAATCTTGGTTTAATTTGATAGATGAAGATGGTTGGATTGCCCGTGAACAAATCTTGGGTAAAGAACTGAGATCAAGAGTACCAGCTGAATTTGTTGTACAAAGTCCACAAATTGTAAATCCTCCAACATTGACATTAGTTCTCACGTATCTACTTGATTCTGTGGTTGGAAATTATGATACCATTAATGAGCCAAAAAATGTCGatgaatcattatcaaGAGAAAACTTGGGCGGCTTTGTGTTGAAAAACCCCGAAGTGTTAACAAATTATACCAAACAAGTGTATcctaaattgaaatcacaTCTTGATATGTTTCGTCGAACTCAAAAAGGTTatgttgaagaatttgacaGAGGAACAAACCCCGAAGCATATAGATGGAGAGGTAGAACCTTAACCCATTGTCTTGCTAGTGGGTTGGACGATTATCCTCGAGCATTACCTGCAGATGTAGCTGAATTGaatgttgatttgatatCATGGATTGGTATTATGACAAGATCTATCCGTTTAATGGCAGagattttgaatattgatGAGGATGTAGAAACCTATAAGAACCTAGAAAACGATATCATTGATAACATTGAAAAGTTACATTGGTCACCAGAAGATAAAACTTATTGTGATGTTTCagttaatgatgatgatgagaatatttttgtttgtttcaaaggatatatttcattattcCCATTTTTAACCAAGTTGATCCCGGAAGCTAATACTGATAAATTAGAACAcattataaatttaatttccAACCCAGAAGAATTATGGACGCCTTATGGTATTAGATCTTTATCAAAAGCTGACGAATTTTATAAGACAGGTGAAGATTATTGGAGATCTCCAATATGGATaccaataaattatttgattttggataGTATTCAAGATTATTATATTCGTAGCAAACATCATATGTCAACTAATTTACAAGAGAAATTTGCTAAAACTTATCATGATTTGAGGATAAATATTGTTAAAAATGTATTTGATCAAGCTGATAAAACTGGGTTTGTATGGGA